GGAACGCCACGGGCGCAATTTGCGCGACAGCACCCTGATGGTTCAACGATGTAAGGCGATTCAATTTCTCAGCTGGAACATAGCTGAAATTGATATGGTGTTGCTTGAGCGTCTTGAGTAGTTCCCGCATAAGGTCGCCCGACGCCTCCTTTTGGATGAAGACTTTATCTACTGGCTTTCCTGCGCGAACGGCTTCCATGATGGCGCGGATACCGAAAATCTGGTGTTGGTTTTCCATTTGGCAAAAGTACTATAAAAAAACCACCGGGATGCCGGTGGTTTTAGGTTGGGTAAAACAAGTTTTTACAACTCGTCTTCTAGGAATCCGGTGCGTTTGTGGCCACCGAATTTGTAGACTGTTCCTGGATCCCAGTCGAATTCAGCTTCGAAGTAGATACTGTCTACTACGTGTCCGCCGAACGAGGTACCACCATTCTTGAATATCTTACCATTCGTTACGTGAACCGTACCACCCGCATAAAGTTCATCGGCACCCGGTTGTCCGGAAAAGGTAAGGTTGGTAAAGTCCGTCGCCTGAACTTTCGTTTTGATTTCGAAAAACTCGTCATGGTCGTCAATCCAAAAGTTTTCGTCGTTTGACGATGCGTTATAAGTCGAATACAATACGTATCCCCCTCCAAACGCAGGTGTTACGCCATCTGGTTCATAGCCTACTATGTGCCAGTCGCCCGCGAAGTTCTTGGTTTTTGTACCACCGGCATCTGGGTTTCCGCCTTCGTCGCATGACACTGCAACAGTGAGACCAAAGGTCGCGAGTGCCATCGTTAATATAGTGAATTTAAATCTTTTCATCTTAGGTTTGATTAAGGTTCAATTTTATCGAGTACGACGTTGAAGGTAAAACCAGCATCCCACACGGTGGTGAAGGTTACCTGGTTTTGTTCTGGATAGGCCATGAGATCGCTCATTTCAGCACTTCCACCAAATGCACCTACAGAGAAAGGCGTTATGGAAAAATTGTTTGCCGGAATGCTGTTGGCGGTGATTACCACAGGTTGGGCTGCATATCCAGCACCATACGAGCGTCCGAGGTCATAGTAGCCTCCGATTCCGTCTGACATGCCATAAGTACCATTGGCGTTTTTCCAGATCAATACATATTCCAAATCCGTATACTGTGCTGTAAGCACACCGTTACGCGTCACCGTTGAACGATATAGGCCGGCGATGCTGCTGATGAGATCGCTGTTTTCGTACACGATAACCGTACGTCCGGCGGAACCAGAGAATCCGTCCTGGTTGGTGGCAGAATACGTCACTTGGTATACATCTGGTTTGTTTGTGTCAACCGAACTGCCGTGCTGGTAGAGCCCTGTAACGGAAGTAGTGTATTCGATTTCGTTATCGCCTTCAGTTACCGTTACACCCGGGTCAGTATACGTACTTCCCTTAGGCACAAAGATCACATCATCACCCAATACAGTGAAGTTTGGGTAATAGGTCACATTCGAGACGCCTCCTGTCGACTCATCAGAGCACGACACGAATAGGAGCGCGAGGATTGGGATTACAAAAAGCTTTTTCATTTTCAATTTTTTTAGTTGGCATCCCACCATACCGGTGTTGTCACAGGTATAAGCGCAGGTGCATTTTGATTAGTGGTGGTCACGTTACTTGGGAAAACCAGTCGTTTAGGGAATTGACCTCCGGTAGTCCCGTTGACAGAGTAAGAAAACTCGCCAGGAACGTAGCTTTCGCTGGTTTGTGGTACTGGCGATACTTCAGGATATCCGGTTCGGTTCTGCTCGAAGAAGGCTTCGAATCCGTTACCCGGGAAGAAGCTGGTCCATTTTTGCACAATGATCGCTTTGATTTTATCCTGAAGCGAACCTCCGGTCGGATATTCATAGGCTCCGCCTGGTGCAATATAGGCAGCCGCGCTGTGTCCATATTTGGAGAACATTTCAGTGACGGCAGCGTCATAGTTCGCTTTCGCACCTGCTCCCGCCGCATAGCGCTCACGTGCTTCCGCCTGAAGGAAAAGGCTTTCTTCATGGCTCATGAAATAAACAGGTGTGGTGGCACTGAGTTTCACGACGGCAAATGACGTTTGCGGTCCGGTGTTGTTGAAGTCACCTTGGTTGAGTGGTCCACCTGCGTTGTAGTAATCTTCCATACGCGGGTCATTGTTCTCATCAAGGTAGGAGTACAGCGTGCGGCTTGCACGGATATTCAACCCGGTGTTCAATTGGCGACGATCGGTTTCGTATAATGGATTGCTTCGGTCAGGTGCGTCTTCAAATTGTGTCATTGCAGCATCTGTATCCAGAAATGCGACACCTGAATTCAATAGCTCAGTTACACCAGCCGATGCCACAGAAGGTCGTACTTCGGTTTGGCGGAGATATAACTTGAGGAGCAATGTGTTGGCGTAGGCCGTCCAGTTGTCCATGTTGCCAGCAAAAACAAAGTCATCATTGCCAGGGGTTTCACCGGTAGACGCTGAGAGATCTTTAGACAGGGCGTCTTTGAGATCCGCTACCATTCGGTCGTAAACTGCTTCCTGGGTTTGGAAAGCAGGCTGGAGGATATTTACATTATTGGCTTCGTCATACGGTATTTGGTCATAAAAGTCAGCCATTATCTGTGAGGCATGCACCTCAAGGGTAGTAGCCATCAGATAGTACTTCCAGTTACCTTGCTCATTTGCCAGTCTTTTTACGTTTCGAAGGTCGCCTAATGCGTCGTACATCGCCGTCCATCCTAACACGTAGTCGTTGGTGCCGATGGAATAATCATCGATTTCCTTATACTGGTTGCTCGAATTACCTTGTGTGAAATGCTGTGACCAAAATCCACCAATAAGGGCATAATAGGATCCTTGTGCACCTGCTACACCGGCAATTCCCGCCGGAAATTCTGTTTTAAGTGCTATATCCGACGGCGACAGCAAATCTGGATCGCTGTTCACATCAAAGTCGTCTTTACTACATGAAAGTAGTAAAGCGGCCGCTGTTATTGATAAAACT
This genomic interval from Flavobacterium sp. HJ-32-4 contains the following:
- a CDS encoding lipid-binding protein, encoding MKRFKFTILTMALATFGLTVAVSCDEGGNPDAGGTKTKNFAGDWHIVGYEPDGVTPAFGGGYVLYSTYNASSNDENFWIDDHDEFFEIKTKVQATDFTNLTFSGQPGADELYAGGTVHVTNGKIFKNGGTSFGGHVVDSIYFEAEFDWDPGTVYKFGGHKRTGFLEDEL
- a CDS encoding BT_2262 family domain-containing protein gives rise to the protein MKKLFVIPILALLFVSCSDESTGGVSNVTYYPNFTVLGDDVIFVPKGSTYTDPGVTVTEGDNEIEYTTSVTGLYQHGSSVDTNKPDVYQVTYSATNQDGFSGSAGRTVIVYENSDLISSIAGLYRSTVTRNGVLTAQYTDLEYVLIWKNANGTYGMSDGIGGYYDLGRSYGAGYAAQPVVITANSIPANNFSITPFSVGAFGGSAEMSDLMAYPEQNQVTFTTVWDAGFTFNVVLDKIEP
- a CDS encoding SusD/RagB family nutrient-binding outer membrane lipoprotein, with protein sequence MKKIVLSITAAALLLSCSKDDFDVNSDPDLLSPSDIALKTEFPAGIAGVAGAQGSYYALIGGFWSQHFTQGNSSNQYKEIDDYSIGTNDYVLGWTAMYDALGDLRNVKRLANEQGNWKYYLMATTLEVHASQIMADFYDQIPYDEANNVNILQPAFQTQEAVYDRMVADLKDALSKDLSASTGETPGNDDFVFAGNMDNWTAYANTLLLKLYLRQTEVRPSVASAGVTELLNSGVAFLDTDAAMTQFEDAPDRSNPLYETDRRQLNTGLNIRASRTLYSYLDENNDPRMEDYYNAGGPLNQGDFNNTGPQTSFAVVKLSATTPVYFMSHEESLFLQAEARERYAAGAGAKANYDAAVTEMFSKYGHSAAAYIAPGGAYEYPTGGSLQDKIKAIIVQKWTSFFPGNGFEAFFEQNRTGYPEVSPVPQTSESYVPGEFSYSVNGTTGGQFPKRLVFPSNVTTTNQNAPALIPVTTPVWWDAN